The region AAAGCTTTCTATCCCCCTCAAGACGTTCTGGAGGAACTGCACGGAAGTCAACTGGAAAGAACCAGGATGCAAATCTCAACCAACCAGCTATTGATGATTGTAATTTCGGAGATAATAACTGTGAAGTGATGAATGATTCTCCCGCCTGTGCTGGATTTGACATGGGTGATGATCATTCTGAACCCTTGGACTCAGGATGTTCAGATGATAATGAAGATGATCCATGGAAGCCTCTGAATCCCCATGAGCCTGGGAACTTAAAAGTGAAACCTTTCAAAAAAGGTATATAAAGAATTTGTTTCTGTTTTATCTTTTGTTCACTCTTGTAATCTATTTTTTGTACCTAATTTTATggtcttggatttttttgttaacAAGCAGTAAAATCCTACAAAACACAAAAGGTAAATTCGATGAAACAGACCTCTATAAATACTATGTTTCCACTTGCAAGGATTCACGGTCCTATCAGTCCTGAGCTCACAGAAATATGGGAAGCACGATGTAACAAATCTGAAAGAAAAGGAAACTTGGACTCCTTTCCTTTATATGAAAAGGTATTGATTTCTTGGAGCTTGTGCGTACCCTATTCGTCTTCTATTGCACTTAAATTAAGAGATTAAAAATATGGAATTGTCCTTTCATGGTTGTTGCATAATTTCTGATTTTCTCTTGTCCAATGCAGCTAAGGCAATCCCTTTGCAATGGAGGCTGTAACAACACTTTTGGTGATGTTGAGGATGACAATGAAGGTAATGGATATGACAGCGGGGGACTAGATTTTTGTCAGCCTGATGATGAAATGCCAGAAACAATGTTTATGGATGAAGAGTTACCTCCACACCATGGAAAGGTTGGTAGGCTCCACCTTTATCATGGTTTTTATCGAAGCATTCAGGGACTTCTGTGCCTAATACTTTGTTTTATGCAGCATGACCATAGCTCAACTCTTGACCCCAATGAAGCTTTTGAACATGAAGATCCAAGTTCCCAAGCAAGCCTAGAAGATCTTTGTCGATCTCACCTAGTAAGGAAAATagcatttgattttttttctaggGTTGCTAACCAATCACGTAGAGTTGATCAGTTCTGAAAATCAATGTCATGGACTTTACAAATTGCATCTTATGTTGCTTGTGTTGATTTGGTTATTATCACCATTTGTCTAAATTATACTTGTGTTTTGCAGGATGCTCTTCTTGCTAACATTGCTGAAACAGAGAACCAGACTGAATTGGCTACTCGGGTTTCATCATGGAAACAGAAAATTGAGCAAAATTTGGAAGAGCAAGTAAATTTCTATTGTTCCCTTGCTTAATTATGAATATTGTTATTGATTGTTTCTAGCTGTATGCCTGTTCTATTTTCCCTAAACTAATCTATGTTGCTCAGCTTTTTATCTACTTATTTTTCTTCTGATAGGATTCACGGCCTTCATTTGATATTCATGCCTATGGTGATAGAATTCTTGAAAAATTATCACTGGATGCAGAGAATGATAATGTAATGTCCTTTGCTGATGTTGTGAAGGGTCAAGAGAAGCATGATATTGCTCGAACATTCTCTGCACTTCTTCAGCTGGTAATTCCTTGTATTTACACCTTCTAACTGAGATTGggtaggttaaattagaaagatgtttaaaaaaaaaacattgcatttagaaatttatttgaaGGATCTACGTTTAGTGCTCAAGCTTGCTGTCTCTTGGaagcaaattttaattttttggtaaTTCCACTAGGCAACtatgaagcacggaaacttTAAGAAAGTTGCGTTTTCCTTTTCGGAAACCAGAAACTCTCAGAAACTCGTGAAATTTTGCAGGCGTTTCAGTAAATAACATAACTAGATACCATTCACGTTAAAAAGAAAATCTTAAAAAtgtacccacaaataaaaaaaaaatctaattaattatgcACAAATTTTATTATTCGCATTTCCCACCATAAAGTTAacttcttattttttattagattataCTATTATctcataatatttataaaacttttaaatattaattttaattataattataaaatttgtagataatgtattatttttatgaacttaaattttgattatgtttagatgatttatttcatcaactgctatatttttattatttacacgtttcttTCCACATTTTGTGTCCTCTGTTATTGAATAATGTAATTTCCCAATGCCTGTTTCATGTTGTTTCCCATTTCCATTTTCTGTTCTGTGCTTATTAGCTAGGCAATGGCCTTAATGGCTGTCTGAGACTTGGTTGAATTCATTTTACATAATAAGCATTTCAGTGTTGGTAATAAAGTGTGGCAATAGATGAAGTTATTTGAATTTTAGTAGATATCATATGTATTTTCCTTTTAAATGGTTGCCGATGGATTATCCACTTTCCAGGTGAATAATGGGGATGTTAATTTGGAGAGGAGCGGAGTAGGTGGCGAATCTGTCTGTTATACAGCAGTGAATCCTTTTCGTATTAAGCTTCTTAAGCGTAACAAGAGATGGAACGGCGTACAAATTCAATTGTCGAGAAAGAGAGTAAAATCGCCATTGAGGAGAGGATGTAATAAAGGCGCCGGAGATAATAAGCTTGGCAAAGATGCATCTCCATCTGTTAATTCACCGCAATCGAGCTGTAAATTTCCTGTAAAGATTAGTAACGTTGGCGGAACAAGATGCACTCCTGAAGGCAAGAAGAGGCGGAGTGCTCGATTTGGTGAACCAGTAGACATTCATTCATCAAGGTAACACAAACTCTCATTTTCCTGCTCCGGCAGTTCAACTTTTGTGCTGAACCGCTCGGAGGGAATTTATTATGTGattacatttttttcttttatttttttctatttctagATATTAACAATATTAGATACTTTTGTAGTATTTATGTTTAGATGAGAAGGCCTTGTAGTAGCATGAAGTAATTTCAAGTGTAGCTAGAATGATCTGATTGTCACTAAATTGTAATATTAGTCCACTTGCTGCCAATTTTTGCAGTGGTTCCTAATTAGAGACGATTACAAATTGAGTGAATTGTATTGACTAGGCGAAGAAAATTGCAGCATTTTTTAGATTTCAGAATATTTTATGTCCTTGCTTTTGTAAAAACAAATTATGCAAACTTTTGAGTATCTATAAACTATGTTGaagtattataatataataccTCACAACAGTTGTGCAAACAATGAATCATATTATACACAGTTGTCATAGTGTATTCCATGTAAGTTCCATTTACAATAattgaataatatatataatatattaacaataatttttaaataataaattaacaactttaatataaaaatattattagctCTTAATTAACTTTGAAAAAGTCATCCATCGATATTATTGAAAATAGCAAAAACGGGTACAATTGAGGTGGA is a window of Mercurialis annua linkage group LG2, ddMerAnnu1.2, whole genome shotgun sequence DNA encoding:
- the LOC126670344 gene encoding condensin-2 complex subunit H2, giving the protein MTIQAVEEEQPQNKVHRVQAERDLEANWEVDLAKKLEDYLLKICSGEITSENDNVSVNFAEAALLLQGSVQVYSRKVEYLYNLVLHALDFLSQKRQEEQSESPSVRPEQNGSRAAYCEENDQFWVSDDVPEEARNSLDVSTSKNDSFYRFVKPPANLVVLEGDCLDTTGDAGELESYLLATNDLYRDFILLDPCDAVTVNGFLEKDENGKGKASNYRGSSARKSFLSPSRRSGGTARKSTGKNQDANLNQPAIDDCNFGDNNCEVMNDSPACAGFDMGDDHSEPLDSGCSDDNEDDPWKPLNPHEPGNLKVKPFKKVKSYKTQKVNSMKQTSINTMFPLARIHGPISPELTEIWEARCNKSERKGNLDSFPLYEKLRQSLCNGGCNNTFGDVEDDNEGNGYDSGGLDFCQPDDEMPETMFMDEELPPHHGKHDHSSTLDPNEAFEHEDPSSQASLEDLCRSHLDALLANIAETENQTELATRVSSWKQKIEQNLEEQDSRPSFDIHAYGDRILEKLSLDAENDNVMSFADVVKGQEKHDIARTFSALLQLVNNGDVNLERSGVGGESVCYTAVNPFRIKLLKRNKRWNGVQIQLSRKRVKSPLRRGCNKGAGDNKLGKDASPSVNSPQSSCKFPVKISNVGGTRCTPEGKKRRSARFGEPVDIHSSR